Proteins co-encoded in one Desulfitobacterium hafniense DCB-2 genomic window:
- a CDS encoding PspC domain-containing protein — translation MTNRLYRSSREKMIGGVCGGLAEYFDVDVTLVRLVALITLLMGGAGIFLYIAALFVVPGDQSEGPLASGGQRGHVEDIVDEVVQNVKNTARDFGIDSFANSTSYSGSSYSSNKRYSQSGRTAGLILIILGIFLLVNQWFPVWESISKMWPLVLIMIGAALIWKRV, via the coding sequence ATGACCAATCGTTTGTATCGTTCTTCAAGGGAAAAAATGATCGGTGGAGTATGTGGTGGACTGGCCGAGTATTTTGATGTAGATGTCACCCTGGTTCGTTTAGTTGCTCTTATCACCTTATTGATGGGTGGAGCCGGCATCTTTCTTTATATTGCCGCCTTATTTGTTGTCCCCGGCGATCAGAGTGAGGGCCCTCTTGCGTCCGGAGGGCAAAGGGGACATGTAGAAGATATAGTGGATGAAGTTGTCCAAAATGTCAAGAATACTGCCCGGGATTTCGGAATAGATTCCTTTGCCAACTCCACATCCTATTCCGGATCATCCTATAGTTCGAATAAGAGGTACTCTCAGAGCGGCAGGACAGCTGGGCTAATTTTGATTATTCTTGGCATCTTTCTGCTAGTCAACCAGTGGTTCCCGGTATGGGAAAGCATAAGTAAAATGTGGCCCCTGGTTTTAATCATGATCGGAGCCGCATTGATTTGGAAAAGAGTTTAA
- a CDS encoding cell wall-binding repeat-containing protein, which translates to MKKTRARVVSSVIVAAMVLGTALPAAVLADTQVPAESKVSLNRLHGENRFETAAKVATEGWETSKAAILASGKQENLVDALTAAPFANSIDAPILLTNGADIPEATIEALKTLKVEEIYTVSGAIKKDALEKIFKENNLEIVIKEELGGKDRFETAKNIASHLDDVEGIMVTTAYKYADALSVASIAAAKNIPILLADQDGLPEIEAAYLDEIKDQVKATYVLGGEILISEEVYEELPGTDGESKLRIFGDDRFDTNLEVLKTFTDLEYSKVYVGNGYDEHLVDALVVSALAAKTNSPIVLAQKELSKKAEDLLLPKLGEKSIVAVGGTTAVTDKALTFNHVRPQDFAVMQASGVNGYNVGLQIVDGSARDLASVEVTLYRGETVLAKNTSMNKLFNSYPTATQLSSPFNIDGNFSADGYWSYGKWNGSVLDVPTKAVIKVTYLDGRVYEVVNTKLAGNPEDLNQEALNHVKAEDFGVMQASGVNGYNVGFSLVDKLPVDLQSIEVSLVKVETIKDEDGEEQQIKETVLATNTATRAKNAKLFELTGQQLSSPFNIDGSFENDGYWTYGDFNGTVEDVPTKAIITIQYQDGRKFTVQNTELTGDAKLLAAPAIVSGLAEELTVGETVDFAVTTAPNSFVAEPAAATTKVRVKITLTQGKKENMVLQYLENDGTYQALPLNAENSAFYGPETGFPFLNAASQFKVTFSEAGTYKYNLEVVTVAEEGQQSEVLASTKGEVVVTKAPAEGNE; encoded by the coding sequence ATGAAGAAGACAAGAGCTCGTGTCGTATCCAGTGTTATAGTTGCAGCTATGGTTCTTGGCACAGCTTTGCCAGCAGCCGTATTGGCTGACACCCAAGTACCTGCTGAAAGTAAAGTATCATTGAATCGTCTGCACGGTGAAAATCGTTTTGAAACTGCAGCGAAAGTTGCCACAGAAGGTTGGGAAACCTCTAAAGCAGCGATTCTTGCTTCCGGCAAACAGGAAAATTTGGTGGATGCTTTGACTGCAGCACCTTTCGCTAATTCTATTGATGCACCGATTCTTCTGACCAATGGTGCGGATATTCCGGAAGCAACCATTGAAGCACTTAAAACTCTAAAAGTAGAAGAAATTTACACCGTAAGCGGTGCCATTAAAAAAGATGCTTTAGAAAAGATTTTTAAAGAGAATAATTTAGAAATCGTCATTAAAGAAGAATTAGGCGGTAAAGATCGCTTCGAGACGGCTAAAAATATTGCCAGCCACCTTGACGATGTCGAGGGAATCATGGTAACCACGGCATATAAATATGCCGATGCGCTTTCTGTAGCATCTATCGCCGCTGCGAAGAATATACCCATCCTCCTGGCCGATCAGGATGGATTGCCTGAAATCGAGGCGGCATACCTTGATGAAATCAAGGATCAAGTGAAAGCAACCTATGTACTGGGTGGAGAAATACTGATCAGCGAAGAAGTATATGAAGAATTGCCCGGAACCGATGGTGAAAGCAAGCTGCGTATTTTCGGCGATGACCGTTTTGATACTAACTTAGAAGTATTAAAAACCTTCACCGATCTGGAGTACAGCAAGGTTTATGTGGGCAATGGTTATGATGAGCATCTCGTGGACGCCTTAGTTGTGTCGGCTCTTGCTGCCAAAACCAATTCTCCTATCGTTTTGGCTCAAAAAGAGCTCAGCAAAAAAGCAGAAGATCTCTTGCTTCCTAAATTGGGGGAAAAGAGCATTGTGGCTGTAGGTGGAACTACTGCTGTTACAGACAAAGCTCTTACCTTTAACCATGTGCGTCCCCAAGATTTCGCTGTCATGCAGGCATCCGGTGTTAACGGTTACAATGTAGGACTTCAAATCGTTGATGGAAGCGCGCGGGATTTGGCAAGTGTTGAAGTGACCCTTTACAGAGGGGAAACCGTTCTTGCCAAAAACACCAGTATGAATAAGCTCTTTAATTCTTACCCCACCGCAACCCAGCTTTCCTCACCTTTCAATATTGACGGAAACTTCTCTGCTGACGGTTACTGGTCTTACGGTAAATGGAACGGAAGTGTTCTCGATGTTCCTACCAAAGCAGTTATCAAAGTGACCTATTTGGATGGTCGTGTCTATGAAGTCGTTAATACAAAGCTTGCCGGTAATCCCGAAGATCTTAACCAAGAAGCCCTCAATCATGTCAAAGCTGAAGACTTTGGTGTAATGCAAGCGTCTGGAGTTAATGGCTATAATGTTGGGTTCTCTTTAGTGGATAAACTTCCTGTGGATTTGCAGAGCATTGAAGTAAGCCTGGTCAAAGTAGAAACGATTAAAGATGAAGATGGCGAAGAACAGCAAATTAAAGAAACAGTCCTGGCAACCAATACAGCAACCCGTGCTAAAAATGCCAAGCTTTTTGAATTAACCGGCCAACAGCTTTCTTCTCCCTTCAATATCGATGGCTCTTTTGAAAACGATGGTTACTGGACCTATGGTGATTTCAACGGAACTGTTGAAGATGTCCCTACCAAAGCTATCATCACCATTCAATACCAGGACGGACGTAAATTTACCGTTCAAAATACCGAGTTAACCGGGGATGCAAAACTTCTTGCCGCACCTGCTATCGTTTCCGGATTAGCTGAAGAATTAACTGTAGGGGAAACGGTCGATTTTGCAGTGACCACCGCTCCCAACAGCTTTGTCGCTGAGCCGGCAGCGGCTACCACCAAAGTTCGGGTCAAGATCACTTTAACCCAAGGGAAAAAAGAGAACATGGTTCTTCAATATCTTGAAAATGACGGAACCTATCAAGCACTTCCTTTGAATGCAGAAAACAGCGCCTTTTATGGTCCTGAAACCGGGTTCCCTTTCCTGAATGCTGCAAGCCAGTTCAAAGTAACCTTCAGCGAAGCCGGGACCTATAAGTACAACTTGGAAGTCGTGACCGTTGCCGAAGAGGGTCAGCAAAGTGAAGTCCTTGCTTCCACCAAGGGTGAAGTGGTTGTCACTAAAGCACCTGCAGAAGGCAACGAATAA
- a CDS encoding FMN-binding glutamate synthase family protein gives MINELMLRLMNPLTDGMLKNMLTESYPNNPMVMTTTFEKLTLRAVIEAGIRAETGKALTRPMGSPLRLSPWEQLLLNPRQLFELPTPDDTTIDTKVVIGPQAQKPLKLDTPILITGMSYGGSLNLPMKIALAKGASTAGTATNTGESAVSEEEREAADFLIGQYNRGGWLNSPEQLGLVDAIEVQLGQGAWGGAVSSSVKEEDMDEHLRVLWQIDEGGSTGKSSRLPEVNSPEDLVKLIKKLKKEYSVPVGIKIAATHFMERELEVIAKTEADFICIDGQEGGTAASSPTLEDDMGLPTLFGLGRTINWLKGQNLREQFTVIAAGGFRTPGEILKALALGADAVYIGSIAIIAALQNQITKALPQHPAHQLALYNGSLAEEFDIEEGSRCLANFLLSCQEELKMALQAMGKKAIQELGREDLVCLDPELARNLQIGYAGTPAANYWGSPLAAR, from the coding sequence ATGATTAACGAATTGATGCTGCGCTTAATGAACCCTTTAACAGATGGTATGCTCAAGAACATGCTTACCGAGTCTTATCCAAATAACCCCATGGTCATGACCACAACCTTTGAAAAACTGACTTTGCGGGCTGTGATCGAAGCAGGGATTCGGGCAGAGACAGGAAAAGCACTGACAAGGCCCATGGGCAGCCCCCTGCGTTTATCCCCTTGGGAGCAGTTGTTGCTGAACCCAAGACAGCTTTTTGAGCTCCCTACCCCGGACGATACGACCATTGACACTAAGGTGGTCATCGGGCCCCAAGCCCAAAAGCCCCTCAAGCTGGATACTCCTATTCTCATCACCGGCATGTCCTATGGAGGTTCTCTGAATCTGCCCATGAAAATCGCTCTAGCCAAAGGGGCCTCAACAGCCGGAACAGCCACCAACACCGGGGAATCGGCAGTATCTGAGGAAGAGCGGGAAGCCGCCGATTTCCTGATCGGTCAGTATAATCGCGGCGGCTGGCTGAATTCTCCCGAGCAGCTGGGGCTGGTGGATGCCATTGAAGTTCAGCTGGGACAAGGCGCCTGGGGCGGTGCTGTCTCTTCTTCCGTAAAGGAAGAGGATATGGATGAACACCTCCGGGTGCTCTGGCAAATCGATGAAGGAGGCAGCACCGGAAAAAGCTCACGCTTACCTGAAGTCAATTCACCGGAAGACCTCGTTAAACTCATCAAAAAGCTGAAAAAAGAGTATTCTGTTCCGGTAGGAATCAAAATCGCCGCCACCCACTTTATGGAAAGGGAATTGGAAGTCATCGCCAAAACCGAGGCCGATTTTATTTGTATCGATGGTCAAGAAGGCGGAACTGCAGCTTCTTCCCCCACTTTGGAAGATGATATGGGCTTACCTACCCTCTTTGGCTTAGGAAGAACGATCAATTGGCTGAAAGGGCAGAACCTAAGGGAACAATTCACAGTCATCGCAGCCGGAGGTTTCCGTACTCCGGGCGAAATCCTCAAAGCCCTGGCTCTAGGCGCCGATGCCGTCTACATAGGGTCCATCGCCATTATAGCTGCACTCCAAAATCAAATCACCAAAGCTCTTCCCCAGCATCCTGCTCATCAGTTGGCACTGTATAACGGCTCCCTTGCCGAGGAGTTTGATATTGAAGAAGGAAGCAGGTGCCTTGCGAACTTCCTCCTCTCTTGTCAGGAAGAGCTGAAAATGGCCTTGCAGGCCATGGGTAAAAAAGCTATTCAAGAGCTGGGCCGGGAGGACCTGGTTTGCCTGGATCCTGAGCTGGCCAGAAACCTTCAGATCGGCTATGCAGGCACTCCGGCAGCAAATTACTGGGGTTCCCCCCTGGCAGCCAGATAA
- a CDS encoding RidA family protein, which produces MSINVLHTDKAPAAIGPYSQGIKAGNLVFTSGQLPLNPVTGELETDIRKATHQSLENVRNILESAGTSLAKVVKVVVFLRDMNDFAAMNEIYGTFFTTNPPARSAVQVARLPKDAIIEIEAIALAD; this is translated from the coding sequence ATGTCTATCAATGTTTTACACACCGATAAGGCTCCTGCCGCTATCGGCCCCTATTCCCAAGGAATCAAAGCGGGAAATCTGGTGTTCACTTCAGGGCAATTACCACTTAATCCTGTGACCGGTGAGTTAGAAACCGATATACGCAAAGCGACTCATCAATCCTTGGAAAATGTAAGGAACATCCTGGAAAGTGCCGGAACTTCCCTGGCTAAAGTCGTTAAAGTAGTCGTTTTCTTGAGAGATATGAACGATTTTGCCGCCATGAATGAAATCTACGGAACCTTCTTTACAACGAATCCGCCTGCCCGTTCAGCAGTGCAAGTAGCCCGGCTCCCCAAGGATGCCATCATTGAGATTGAAGCTATTGCTTTAGCCGACTAA